Genomic window (Ailuropoda melanoleuca isolate Jingjing chromosome 7, ASM200744v2, whole genome shotgun sequence):
TTCCATTGCTCCCtggcccacccccagccccccacacctTCTGTGCACCTGCAGCCCGGCCTCCCCTCAGCGGCCAGCAGAGACTCTCAGAAACACCCATCTCCTCACCTCCGCCCCTTGTGCCCATTCAGCCCCTTCCCATTGCCCCGGATAAAGCCCCAGATCCCTCCCAGCGTCCAGGTGGCCCCACGGGATCCATGAGGCGCAGATGTGCAGGGCGTGGAGGGCGACATCAGCGGTGTGGGGCAGGGCGTCACGGTGGCTTGGTCGGCCGGGGTGCCGAAGGGGAGCGGCAGCCCGTCCCCGGCGTCCCTCTGGAGCCGGCCATCCCGCTTTTTTGGTGGGTCTTCTCTCTGCACTGACACGGCCTCCATTTTGAAATCTTCGCAGCTTCCAAGCAGTTTAATAACGAGGTCCTGAAGGCCCACAACGAGTACCGGCAGCAGCACGGCGTTCCCCCGCTGAAGCTCTGCAAGAAGCTCAACCGGGAGGCCCAGCAGTGAGTCCGCAGCGCCCCGGGGGGCTCTGGGCCTTCCTGGCGCTCTTGCCGCGGCCATGGAGGGCCCGTGGGGTAGCCGGAAGGACCCGGGTTTGGGGGGCAGATCCAGCCAGGCTTGAGTAACCCGTGTGCCACTTACCTGGGCAGGTCCGTttcctctgagcctcggtttgctcctctgtaaaatggggctgttGTGGGGCTCAGAAGAGAGGCTGGTGTGACACTCCCGAGGTCCACAGCTGGCCCGGGGCAGGGACTGGGGTCAGCCACAGCAGTTCAGGGCTCCCCCTCTGGGGCTTCCCTGGGCGGGCCGCTCTGAGGAGACGCATGGACTGTGGCAGGTACTCAGAGGCCCTGGCCAGCACACGGATCCTCAAGCACAGCCCGGAGTCCAGTCGTGGCCAGTGCGGAGAGAACCTGGCATGGGCCTCCTACGATCAGACAGGTAGGTCGCTTTCTTGGCTGCCCCCCACCGTGCCCCCCCCCTTCTGAGCTGGGCCCGGGACTTCAGTATGCAGGCCCCAGCACCCTCCTCCATGGCCTTGCTGCCTcaggcagggaaggcagagggccCCGGGGCTCTGTGTGAGTGCTCCCAGGGGCTGCCTGCAGTTCCACAGTGTCCCAGATGgctggcccagggccaggcctgcGCTGGGTGCCAGGGACACAGAGATGAGTCAGACTGCCCGGCCCTCCCCTTCGGAAGAGCTCCCCGCTgaggaatggggggtgggggagacaaatCATTTCTGTGCCCTTTCCCTCCAGAGTTTCAGCCTGACCCTGTGGGCTCTCTAGTATCCCCAGCCACAGTTTTACTTTCTTcgcattttgctttcttttttaaagtgttggTGTATTCActttaatcatcagaaaaatgcaactGAGCTTTTTCcatgttagaaaaaaaagagagagagagaaagaaagacaatccCTCCATCCAAGGTCACAGCCTGGAATGGTGATTCCACCACACTGACCAAACATTCTTGAGCTTCCTGGCTCAGACAGGGCTGTCGTGGCTTTTTAGGAAAAATGCTGGAGAGAGCTTCTTTGCCCTCTGAAGCCTTCTCCAGACCCCAGCGGGAGGATgactgctccctccctcctggaccTGACATTCCTGGGAGTTCCCTGGGGAGGCCTGCAGTCCTCTCGGTTTCCCCAGAGCAGCGGGCCTCCAGCAGAGGCGTGCGCATGCTCCTGACCAAGGCGGGAGCCTGCAGCCTGCGGCCTCCTTTCCAGGCGCAGGCCCAGGCCGTGGGCCTTGATGGGCCTGGGGACAAGGCTTCCTGAAGGGATAGAAAGGAGCAGGCAATGGAGGTGATTGGTCCCAGCATTGGCCCCTTACGGAGCCCTGAGCAAGTCGCTACCCTCGGTGggcccagtttccccatctctgtcTCCACAGGCTGTCTTTATCCCTACCCTGGCTACACATTGGCATCTTTAGCGGCGCTTTCAAAAAAAACCAGTGCCTGGGTCTCTTCTCCAGAGACAGTGACACAGTCTGTGGCAGGCCCCAGGCGTCAGCCACGTTTCAGTGCTCCCGGGGGGAGGCCGGTGTGTAGCCTGTTTTCTGaggccttgctactcaaagtggggctggtggggaagcagcagcatctgggaactGGTTAGCAATGCAGACTCGGAGGCTGCAACTTTGACCTGGGatgtcagaatctgcattttggcACCTCGTGATCCCTGCGCATATCAGAGCTAAGGGTGAGACTTCCTGTGTGGGATGGAGGCTCCTCGCTGTGGCCTTGACAGCAAAGGCTCCCAGGGAAATACTGTGGGTTTTCTCCTACCTGCACTGGGTGGGCCAGTAGATGCTTAGAATGAGGACCCTTCTACCTAGTAGAGACCTGACCCACCAGCCCAGTTGCCTTTCCTCCAGTGGGTATTTCAGGAGACACACTTGGGGTGGGATGAGGGCAGAGCGTCCCGAATACTCATTAGAAGCCCTTGGGGTACCTTGCATTCAACCCTTGTACAGAGGCCTATTTCGCAGTAAGTTAGTGGCAGGGCAGGTCTCCCAGCCCTAGGCCAAGGCTCTTCCCAATCCCCAGCAAGGCCCTCTCTTCAGCCTGGATACGCTCATGGGCAGGAGTCCCTGTTTCAGCTCATTGGTGCTTTATCAGACCTCTAACtcggggggtggaggggtggggttaGTGGGAGAAGGTGGAAGGAGTAGCCAGTGGGTTGATTTTGCTGCTGAGTTTGAAACAGTGTCTTTTCCATACAGGACAGGAGGTGGCTGATCGATGGTACAGTGAAATCAAGAACTACAACTTCCAGCAGCCCGGCTTCACCTCCGGGACCGGTGAGTGAGGGGGTCACTCCAGtggcctgggcctgggcaggGTTGCAGTTTGGGTGTCTGACTTTGGAAGGGCACTAACCCTCTGAAAATCAATCGTTTCCCTCCTATTTCACCTCTTCTGTATTTCTCTGGTTTAACTTAGCCCAAAGGGCAAGACTCTCTTTCCCCATCACTTCTCCCAACACACATGCACTCCCCCTGTCTGAGAACACCCGAGCCACGGATTCCTGCCCCACCAGCTCCAAGTTCTCCAGATGACTAGAGTGCGTCGTAAGGAGGCTGTGGAAGTCAGAAGTTCCTGAGTGCCTCCTCCCGGAAGTGGTGCAATAACTAGGGTCTGACTGCCAATTTTGCTCCCCTCCAGTCCAGCCTGCTCCCAGCATCCAGAATATTCTAAAGCCCTCTCTTCAGGAAAAGGGCCacactgctcattctctcctACTCTTAACTGCCTCCCCCCTCATAACCTGTGTCCTTCCGACTTGCTCCCCACACCTCCCGCCTCCCAGGCATCTCCCCCCCTTTCACCTTTTCTCTCCAGTTTGTGGTTCAGATGAGCTTGGAGTGCAGACAGCCTAGACCTGCTCTCAGCTCCAGCGCTATTAGTTGTGTGAACTTGGGTTgatcctctgtccttccctgccccggagggagaggggcaaggcgGTAGCCTCTAGGGGACATTCTGAGAGCTGGTGTGGATGCAGGGAAGAGCCGCAGGCCATGGCGGCCATGGGACCATCCAGCTTTTCTGTGAGGCCTCCAGGGTGAGCAGTAAACATTTAGGTGACTGAAGCCCGGGGCAGCTGCTCTGAGTTCtgggctccctcctgcccctcagcAGACTTCCCTTACCCGGCGCCTGCCTCTTTCCTCAGAACCGACTCAGATCTACTGGGGCCCAGGCTGGGTTAGAAGGGGCTGAGAGTTTCTCTGACCAGAAGGTGCCAGGGAAACTGAAAAGAGgattccctgcccacccccatccctctaCCCTACCCCATCCCACCCATGGGTGGGGCCACTATGGCTTCTCACCTTCTGGAAGATTCTTCTGAAGCAGGAAGTGACGCGTTCTCAGAGCCAGTCACTGTTTCCTGTGGTTTGCTGCTCACCCTTTTGGGCAGGGGTTCTTGCAACAGCATGGGCAGGACTGTGGGGCAGAGGCGGCAGTGTCTGCCGAGGCATTTCTCCTCTTAGCTCTCCAGGCCGGGGGTCAGGAAGCTGCTCGCAGCGCCCCAAGTGTAAATTGATGGTTCTGTGGCAGTTAAATTTGAGAAGTGAGGGAGGAAACAGGAACAAACCTCATCCCAGCGATTAAGGTTCTGTGAAGACACAGAACCTGTCTTCTTTTCATAAAGTGCAGTGTCCAGAAGACGTTTTATTTCGTAGCCTCTGAATGTGCTTTTCCCACAAGCAAGGCTCCCGAGCCATTGGACATGTGTCAGAG
Coding sequences:
- the GLIPR2 gene encoding Golgi-associated plant pathogenesis-related protein 1 isoform X1, with amino-acid sequence MGKSASKQFNNEVLKAHNEYRQQHGVPPLKLCKKLNREAQQYSEALASTRILKHSPESSRGQCGENLAWASYDQTGQEVADRWYSEIKNYNFQQPGFTSGTGHFTAMVWKNTKKMGVGKASASDGSSFVVARYFPAGNVVNQGFFEENVLPPKK
- the GLIPR2 gene encoding Golgi-associated plant pathogenesis-related protein 1 isoform X2: MGKSASKQFNNEVLKAHNEYRQQHGVPPLKLCKKLNREAQQTLHSHGMEEHEEDGSGEGICK